A single window of Neurospora crassa OR74A linkage group VII, whole genome shotgun sequence DNA harbors:
- a CDS encoding class III chitinase: protein MRSTIFRAATALMAILTPIIVTAANPLQIRTHINGHTLSPRATFAYGQGNTTDVIIRTEIPRLIIYFQTTHDESGKPISMLPLVTEKNIALTHLIVCSLHIQKDGNITLNDHQPTDPRYGTLWQETQILGYAGVKIMGMIGGAAAGSFTPDTLDSANETVFNRYYGQLHETIKRYGLQGLDIDVEQPMSQGGIERLILRLRADFGKDFIITLAPVASALTMGGWNLSGFDYRKLMLAPSGAGKEVAFYNCQFYSGFGDAGNPNQFHQIITDNAQRDMRGALSPTKIVIGQLTNPNNGGGFVTAGTLANSIKTLRDVYGQIGGVAGWEYFNGQPGGVEEPWKWAQTMTAILRPNQVPKLKLTVEMAVKLKDVWKESAAAGMRQVVGNVKVQLEGLEPTVDYMAMVNA, encoded by the coding sequence ATGAGGTCCACGATTTTCCGTGCGGCTACTGCCTTGATGGCCATCCTTACACCCATCATTGTCACAGCTGCCAATCCTCTTCAGATTCGTACCCATATCAATGGGCATACTCTATCCCCTCGGGCCACATTTGCCTATGGCCAGGGAAACACGACAGACGTTATCATCCGCACCGAAATACCTCGCCTCATCATCTACTTTCAGACCACACACGACGAGTCGGGCAAGCCCATCTCCATGCTTCCACTCGTCACCGAAAAGAACATTGCTCTCACGCATCTCATCGTTTGCTCCCTGCATATCCAGAAAGACGGGAACATCACGCTTAATGACCACCAGCCAACCGACCCGCGTTACGGCACCCTCTGGCAAGAGACCCAAATCCTTGGCTATGCCGGCGTCAAAATCATGGGCATGATTGGCGGAGCCGCTGCTGGATCTTTCACCCCAGACACGCTCGACTCAGCCAACGAGACCGTTTTCAACCGATATTACGGCCAACTCCACGAGACCATCAAGCGCTACGGCCTCCAAGGGCTCGACATTGACGTTGAGCAGCCGATGAGCCAGGGTGGCATCGAGCGGCTCATCCTTCGGCTCCGCGCCGACTTCGGGAAGgacttcatcatcaccctcgcCCCCGTTGCCAGCGCGCTGACCATGGGCGGCTGGAACCTCAGCGGGTTCGATTATCGCAAGCTGATGCTGGCGCCGAGCGGCGCCGGCAAGGAAGTAGCCTTCTATAACTGCCAGTTCTACTCTGGGTTTGGCGACGCGGGGAACCCGAACCAGTTTCATCAGATCATCACCGACAACGCACAACGAGACATGCGCGGGGCGCTGTCGCCTACCAAGATAGTCATCGGGCAGCTGACGAACCCGAATAACGGCGGAGGGTTCGTGACTGCTGGCACGCTGGCGAACTCAATCAAGACTTTGAGGGACGTGTATGGGCAAATTGGGGGGGTCGCAGGGTGGGAGTACTTTAATGGTCAACCGGGAGGGGTGGAGGAGCCGTGGAAGTGGGCGCAGACGATGACGGCGATTTTGAGGCCGAACCAGGTGCCCAAGCTGAAGTTGACGGTGGAGATGGCGGTCAAGTTGAAAGATGTTTGGAAGGAGAGTGCCGCCGCCGGAATGAGGCAAGTGGTAGGTAACGTGAAGGTGCAACTTGAAGGATTGGAGCCGACGGTGGATTATATGGCCATGGTGAATGCTTAG
- a CDS encoding pre-mRNA splicing factor Dim1, variant: MGSIVLPHLETGWHVDQAILSEDERVVVIRFGRDHSPDCMRQDEVLYRIADKVKNFAVIYLCDIDKVPDFNQMYELYDECTLMFFFRNKHMMIDLGTGDNNKIKWVLEDKQELIDIIETVYRGAKKGRGLVVSPKDYSTRHRY; this comes from the exons ATGGGCTCCATCGTCCTTCCCCATCTCGAGACCGGCTGGCACGTCGACCAAGCCATTCTAAGCGAAGACGAGCGTGTGGTGGTTATCCGTTTCGGCCGCGATCACAGCCCCGACTGCATGCGCCAAGATGAAGTACTCTATCGCATCGCCGACAAGGTCAAGAACTTTGCAGTCAT TTACCTCTGCGATATTGACAAGGTTCCTGATTTCAACCAGATGTACGAGTTATACGACGAATGCACCCTCATGTT CTTCTTCCGAAATAAACACATGATGATTGATCTCGGCACCggtgacaacaacaagatcaAATGGGTACTGGAAGACAAACAAGAACTGATCGATATCATCGAGACGGTCTACCGCGGCGCGAAGAAGGGACGCGGTTTGGTGGTTAGTCCCAAGGATTACTCGACCAGACATCGCTACTAG